From Pelosinus fermentans DSM 17108, the proteins below share one genomic window:
- the mazG gene encoding nucleoside triphosphate pyrophosphohydrolase: MGEITIVGLGPGSFGLITVETLELLKTAEKLLLRTAKHPTVTAMMERGIAFTSYDYVYEEKTSFEEVYETIAHECLRQAALGKKVVYAVPGSPLVAEKTVMLIRQLAGEQGIAVRILPGMSFLEVLYTRLAIDPIEGITVLDAADLAAMPPELMTALVVTQVYNHYVASEAKLVLMEYYPDDYEVIVVKNLGLPDEQLLAVPLFELDRVQEIDHLTSVYVPRRSTAVNRFSLNPILDVMAKLRSNEGCVWDIEQTHSSLRRYIVEEVYEVLEAIDLQEGELLCEELGDLLLQIVFHARIAEEAKVFTMQQVIDGITEKMIRRHPHVFGDTSVRDAGEVVLNWDAIKKQEHGNERPSVLDGIPKGLPSLMRAYKLQAKAAKVGFDWDRIEPVWDKIYEELNELKEACSQGQAANMEAELGDVLFSIVNLARFLKIDSEVALNSTNNKFRRRFLYIENMMKKKMLKWENMSLKQLDFFWEEAKSNKI; encoded by the coding sequence GTGGGAGAAATTACAATTGTAGGATTAGGACCTGGTTCTTTTGGTCTCATCACCGTGGAGACATTAGAATTATTAAAGACTGCAGAAAAATTGCTTTTGCGTACTGCAAAGCATCCAACTGTAACAGCAATGATGGAACGTGGTATTGCATTTACCAGTTATGACTATGTTTATGAGGAGAAGACGTCATTTGAGGAAGTTTACGAGACGATCGCTCATGAATGTTTACGTCAGGCTGCACTGGGAAAAAAAGTAGTATATGCTGTACCAGGCAGCCCTCTTGTAGCAGAGAAAACAGTGATGCTAATTCGACAATTGGCAGGTGAACAGGGGATTGCCGTTAGGATTTTGCCTGGGATGAGTTTTCTGGAAGTCTTATATACAAGACTTGCCATAGATCCCATTGAAGGTATTACGGTACTGGATGCTGCTGATTTAGCAGCCATGCCTCCAGAGTTAATGACTGCTTTAGTGGTAACACAAGTCTACAATCATTACGTTGCTTCAGAGGCTAAACTGGTGCTGATGGAATATTACCCCGATGACTATGAAGTGATCGTTGTGAAAAATTTGGGATTACCAGATGAACAGTTGTTAGCAGTACCTTTGTTCGAATTGGACAGAGTGCAGGAGATTGATCATCTCACCAGTGTGTATGTGCCGCGACGCAGTACTGCAGTGAATCGATTTTCCTTAAATCCTATACTCGATGTGATGGCTAAGCTTCGCTCGAATGAGGGATGTGTATGGGATATTGAGCAAACCCACTCCAGTCTTAGAAGGTATATTGTGGAGGAGGTTTATGAAGTCCTAGAAGCCATTGATTTACAAGAAGGAGAATTATTATGTGAAGAGCTAGGAGATTTGCTATTACAGATTGTATTTCATGCCCGCATTGCAGAAGAAGCAAAGGTATTTACCATGCAGCAGGTAATTGACGGCATTACAGAGAAAATGATACGTCGTCATCCTCATGTATTTGGTGATACAAGCGTCCGAGACGCAGGCGAGGTAGTACTAAACTGGGATGCGATAAAAAAGCAGGAGCACGGCAATGAGAGACCGTCTGTGCTCGATGGCATACCGAAGGGACTGCCCAGTCTCATGAGAGCTTACAAACTGCAAGCGAAAGCTGCTAAAGTCGGATTTGACTGGGATAGGATTGAGCCTGTATGGGACAAGATATATGAAGAATTAAATGAACTGAAAGAAGCCTGTTCCCAGGGACAAGCTGCTAACATGGAAGCGGAGTTGGGAGATGTATTATTTTCAATTGTAAATTTGGCAAGATTTTTAAAAATTGATAGTGAAGTTGCCTTAAATAGTACAAATAACAAGTTTCGCCGTAGATTTCTGTACATTGAAAATATGATGAAGAAAAAAATGCTAAAATGGGAAAATATGTCACTAAAACAGCTCGATTTCTTCTGGGAAGAGGCGAAAAGTAACAAAATATAA
- a CDS encoding HU family DNA-binding protein, with protein sequence MNKTELIASVAEKAGLTKKDAEKAINALFVSVEEALAQQDKVQIIGFGTFEVKTREERKGRNPQTGAEITIPASKNPVFKAGKGLKDVVNK encoded by the coding sequence GTGAATAAAACTGAATTAATTGCAAGTGTTGCAGAAAAAGCGGGTTTGACTAAGAAGGATGCTGAGAAAGCAATCAATGCTTTATTTGTTAGTGTTGAGGAAGCTTTGGCACAACAAGATAAAGTCCAAATCATTGGGTTTGGTACTTTTGAAGTAAAAACACGTGAAGAAAGAAAAGGCCGTAACCCACAAACAGGCGCTGAAATTACAATTCCAGCATCTAAAAACCCAGTTTTCAAAGCTGGTAAAGGCTTAAAAGACGTAGTAAATAAATAA
- the phoU gene encoding phosphate signaling complex protein PhoU, producing MTVTRQNYNQELEELRNDILEMGTRVELAIGQAVASLTTQDIEMAKHVMAGDDYIDAMESSIEDKCMVLIARQQPLARDLRIIGTGLKITTDLERVGDHAFDIAKIALGIAEQPLIKPLVDIPRMSAMAQKMLRDSLAAYINLDIALAENVCTADDEVDDIYHQTFRELLTYMMEDPRNITQATQLLFVARYLERVADHATNIGEWVIYLETGQRMRKK from the coding sequence ATGACGGTTACCAGGCAAAATTATAATCAAGAGTTAGAAGAGTTGCGCAATGATATTTTAGAAATGGGCACCCGTGTTGAACTGGCCATTGGCCAGGCTGTAGCTTCGTTAACGACCCAGGATATAGAGATGGCTAAGCATGTAATGGCTGGTGATGACTACATTGACGCCATGGAAAGCAGTATTGAGGACAAATGTATGGTACTCATTGCCAGGCAGCAGCCCTTAGCAAGGGACTTGCGAATTATCGGTACAGGACTTAAAATCACGACAGACTTAGAACGAGTGGGAGACCATGCTTTTGATATTGCTAAAATTGCATTAGGCATTGCAGAGCAGCCGCTGATTAAACCGTTGGTGGATATCCCAAGGATGTCTGCAATGGCACAAAAAATGTTAAGAGATTCCCTGGCTGCTTATATCAACCTTGATATTGCTTTAGCAGAAAATGTATGTACAGCAGATGATGAAGTAGATGATATTTATCATCAAACCTTTCGTGAACTCTTAACGTATATGATGGAAGATCCCCGTAATATTACACAGGCAACTCAGTTATTATTTGTAGCACGCTATTTAGAGCGAGTCGCTGACCATGCTACCAATATTGGAGAATGGGTTATTTACTTAGAAACAGGAC
- the pstB gene encoding phosphate ABC transporter ATP-binding protein PstB, which yields MDYKIHVNKLKLYYGDALALKKISLGVEENSLLALIGPSGCGKSTFIKTLNRMNDLIANVKIEGEVLLDGVNIYHPDTDVVLLRKRVGMVFQRPNPFPMSIYDNIAYGPRIHGITKKARLDELVEKSLKGAALWEEVRDRLQSSAMGMSGGQQQRLCIARLLAIEPEVLLMDEPCSALDPISTMKIEELLSDLKQRYTIVMVTHNMQQAARVSDYTAFFLNGDLVEHDQTDVIFTRPQDKRTEDYITGRFG from the coding sequence ATGGATTATAAGATTCATGTGAATAAGTTAAAACTATACTATGGAGATGCATTGGCATTAAAGAAGATTTCTCTTGGTGTGGAAGAAAACAGTTTGTTGGCCTTGATTGGACCTTCAGGCTGTGGTAAGTCCACATTTATCAAGACATTAAATCGTATGAATGATTTAATTGCTAATGTAAAAATAGAAGGCGAAGTCCTGTTAGATGGAGTTAATATTTATCATCCAGACACAGATGTAGTGCTGCTAAGGAAAAGAGTGGGGATGGTTTTTCAAAGACCGAATCCGTTTCCCATGTCGATTTATGATAATATTGCATATGGCCCCCGCATTCATGGCATCACTAAAAAAGCACGGCTGGATGAACTGGTGGAAAAGAGTCTGAAAGGGGCAGCTCTTTGGGAAGAAGTACGAGATCGTCTCCAAAGCTCAGCCATGGGCATGTCAGGCGGACAGCAGCAACGTTTATGTATTGCAAGATTATTGGCAATCGAGCCGGAAGTGCTGTTAATGGATGAACCCTGTTCAGCCCTAGATCCTATATCAACTATGAAGATTGAAGAACTGCTTTCGGACTTAAAACAGAGATATACGATTGTTATGGTTACTCACAACATGCAGCAAGCTGCTAGAGTATCTGATTATACAGCATTCTTTTTGAATGGTGATCTAGTGGAACATGATCAAACGGATGTCATATTTACAAGACCCCAGGATAAACGTACGGAAGACTATATTACTGGACGATTCGGATAA
- a CDS encoding anti-sigma-F factor Fin: MKIFYNCAHCGAAIDVIEVDQVDEVKFGFDCLTAEERQDIIKVDTKENTMHVHSLCDQCIETLGLHEKKAVQQQINFLH; the protein is encoded by the coding sequence ATGAAAATCTTTTATAATTGTGCACATTGTGGAGCTGCGATTGATGTAATTGAAGTAGATCAAGTAGATGAAGTTAAGTTTGGCTTTGATTGCTTGACGGCTGAAGAGCGTCAAGATATAATAAAAGTTGATACGAAAGAAAATACCATGCATGTTCATTCCTTGTGCGATCAGTGTATAGAGACTTTGGGACTTCATGAAAAAAAAGCGGTTCAACAGCAAATCAATTTTTTACATTAA
- the mfd gene encoding transcription-repair coupling factor, with product MNKLFEIMKQDPGMKRVIAVSQLTASQSQIYGVTGVQKSALLAAAYQSAPKPTVIVTGNHESVEQLRADFATLLPNTLVLELPALDIITFTAVAKGVELAAQRMDVLGRLIRGENIIVLATPEAAMQRVLPREHFENNRITISNGSEMIREDLLESLVRFGYERVDQVEGLGQFSARGGIVDIFPISSKVPIRLELFGDEVDSLREFDLASQRSMHAVEQVDILPLSEIEKSGTPTVFLSYLPAISTIVFDETARIREQMGKLVKENPEIKKSTFTWSDIVSVAGHYNVLYLSLMLQKIPYTQPDEIISITAKGIVPFHRQMDMLIAELKNCQEHKSYPIIFMSNQEKAVSLQHTLAEEGLSAVFSDVIHTLTEGTVLITVGLLSAGFELPQAHLLVIAEKDIMGRQKKKPRPRVGKGQQIAYFRDIKIGDYVVHINHGIGKYVGVETLIVGNVHKDYLHIRYAGEDKLYVPTDQVHLLQKYIGSEGDAPRLNKMGGSDWLKAKGKAEKAVADMAKELLEIYAQRKVASGFAFDPDTPWQKEFEDAFPYEETPDQLSAIIEIKSDMEKSQPMDRLLCGDVGFGKTEVAIRAAYKAVMGGKQVAILVPTTVLAQQHYQTISARFAGFGPVVDVISRFRNAREQRGTIEALVSGQVDVLIGTHRILQSDVIFKNIGLLIVDEEQRFGVKQKEKLKKWSAGIDVLTLSATPIPRTLHMSLVGARDMSIIETPPEERFPVQSYVVEYNEEVMRDAIKRELKRGGQVYFVYNRVQTIDKMYRRLAEMLPDAKIRVAHGQMPEEMLEQAMLDFYEGTDDVLLCTSIIENGLDVPNANTIIVYDADHFGLSQLYQMRGRVGRSHRMAFAYFTYRQDKVLTEVAEKRLQAIKEFAELGAGFKIAMRDLEIRGAGNLLGSQQHGHIVSVGFEMYCRLLDEAVQQLKTGRTLEAPVEPVLEFNVDAYISGDYISDAMHKIEIYQRIAACRNEKHISDLVDELIDRFGEPPGCVLNLLEVVKIKNFSRAIGIRSVIQQPNYIEVAFIDKPNVKPEQIMALKEAFPARVMIYPEGIRLKTVQISNDKLLNWLVKVFTTLLC from the coding sequence ATGAACAAATTATTTGAAATTATGAAACAAGATCCTGGAATGAAGCGGGTTATTGCCGTTTCCCAATTGACTGCGAGTCAAAGCCAAATCTATGGCGTAACAGGTGTGCAAAAAAGCGCGTTATTAGCAGCGGCATATCAGTCTGCTCCTAAGCCTACTGTGATTGTTACTGGTAATCATGAGTCGGTAGAACAGCTGCGCGCAGATTTTGCCACGCTGCTTCCCAATACTCTTGTTCTCGAACTGCCGGCTTTAGATATTATTACATTTACAGCGGTTGCAAAAGGTGTTGAGTTGGCAGCTCAGCGTATGGATGTTTTGGGGCGGCTGATCCGAGGGGAAAATATAATCGTCTTAGCCACGCCTGAGGCAGCAATGCAAAGAGTACTGCCCCGGGAACACTTTGAAAATAATCGCATTACAATTAGTAACGGATCAGAGATGATACGTGAAGATTTGCTAGAGTCGCTGGTACGTTTTGGCTACGAACGGGTGGATCAAGTGGAGGGGCTTGGTCAGTTTAGTGCCAGAGGCGGTATTGTTGATATTTTCCCCATCAGCAGTAAAGTACCGATTCGTTTAGAGTTATTTGGTGATGAGGTGGATTCCCTGCGGGAGTTTGATCTTGCCTCACAGCGATCGATGCACGCCGTAGAGCAAGTGGATATTCTTCCCCTATCTGAGATTGAAAAAAGTGGAACTCCAACGGTGTTTTTATCGTATTTACCAGCAATTTCAACCATTGTGTTTGACGAGACTGCTCGTATCCGCGAACAGATGGGGAAACTGGTAAAAGAAAATCCAGAGATTAAGAAAAGCACTTTTACGTGGTCAGATATAGTATCGGTGGCAGGGCATTACAATGTGTTATATCTTTCCTTAATGCTGCAAAAGATTCCTTATACCCAGCCTGATGAAATTATTAGTATTACAGCCAAAGGCATTGTGCCTTTTCATCGTCAAATGGATATGCTGATTGCGGAATTAAAAAATTGCCAGGAGCATAAGTCTTACCCTATTATTTTTATGTCTAATCAGGAAAAGGCCGTATCGCTGCAGCATACCTTGGCGGAGGAAGGTCTTTCTGCCGTTTTTTCTGATGTCATCCATACTTTGACCGAAGGTACTGTATTAATAACGGTTGGACTACTCTCAGCAGGCTTTGAACTGCCTCAAGCCCATCTTTTAGTAATTGCAGAAAAAGATATTATGGGCCGCCAGAAGAAAAAACCTCGTCCCAGAGTAGGGAAAGGTCAACAAATTGCTTATTTTCGTGACATTAAGATTGGCGATTATGTCGTTCATATCAATCATGGGATTGGCAAATATGTAGGAGTAGAAACTCTGATTGTAGGAAATGTACATAAGGATTATCTGCATATTCGTTATGCGGGGGAAGATAAACTCTATGTTCCCACGGATCAGGTACATTTACTGCAAAAGTATATTGGCTCTGAAGGCGATGCACCTCGTTTAAATAAAATGGGTGGCAGCGATTGGTTAAAGGCCAAGGGGAAAGCAGAAAAAGCAGTCGCAGACATGGCGAAAGAATTATTGGAGATCTATGCACAAAGGAAGGTTGCATCCGGTTTTGCCTTTGATCCTGATACGCCTTGGCAAAAAGAGTTTGAGGATGCCTTTCCTTATGAGGAAACACCTGATCAGCTCAGTGCTATTATCGAAATTAAGAGTGACATGGAAAAAAGCCAGCCTATGGATCGTTTATTATGCGGTGATGTGGGATTTGGCAAAACAGAGGTGGCCATTCGTGCTGCGTATAAAGCCGTCATGGGTGGTAAACAAGTTGCGATACTTGTACCGACGACTGTGTTAGCTCAGCAGCATTATCAGACGATTAGTGCCCGCTTTGCCGGCTTTGGTCCAGTCGTAGATGTAATCAGCCGCTTCAGGAATGCAAGAGAGCAGCGAGGGACTATAGAGGCATTGGTCAGTGGGCAGGTAGATGTATTAATTGGTACCCATCGTATTTTGCAATCAGATGTTATATTTAAAAATATCGGATTGCTGATTGTCGATGAAGAACAGCGCTTTGGTGTAAAACAGAAAGAAAAATTAAAAAAATGGAGTGCGGGGATTGATGTATTGACATTAAGCGCGACTCCAATTCCCCGTACCTTGCATATGTCATTAGTCGGTGCAAGAGATATGAGTATTATTGAGACTCCGCCAGAAGAACGATTCCCCGTCCAAAGCTATGTAGTAGAATACAATGAAGAAGTGATGCGTGATGCAATTAAGCGGGAATTAAAACGAGGCGGTCAGGTATACTTTGTCTATAATCGAGTACAGACTATAGATAAAATGTACCGCCGTTTAGCAGAGATGCTACCTGATGCTAAAATTCGTGTAGCTCATGGACAAATGCCGGAAGAAATGTTAGAACAAGCTATGCTTGATTTTTATGAAGGTACTGATGATGTATTATTATGTACAAGTATCATTGAAAACGGCCTTGATGTGCCGAATGCGAATACGATTATTGTATACGATGCTGATCATTTTGGTTTGTCTCAGTTATATCAAATGCGAGGGCGGGTAGGACGATCCCATCGTATGGCTTTTGCTTATTTTACCTACCGCCAGGATAAAGTACTGACGGAGGTTGCAGAAAAGCGGCTGCAGGCAATAAAAGAATTTGCAGAATTAGGGGCTGGTTTTAAAATTGCTATGCGTGATTTGGAAATCAGGGGAGCTGGTAATTTGTTAGGATCCCAGCAGCATGGACATATTGTAAGTGTAGGTTTTGAAATGTACTGCCGTTTACTGGATGAAGCTGTGCAGCAGTTAAAGACAGGGCGGACGTTAGAAGCGCCTGTGGAACCTGTGCTGGAATTTAATGTAGATGCCTATATAAGTGGCGACTATATTAGTGACGCCATGCATAAAATTGAAATATACCAGCGGATTGCCGCCTGCAGAAATGAAAAACACATTTCCGATCTTGTGGATGAATTAATTGATCGTTTTGGGGAACCGCCTGGTTGTGTATTAAATTTGCTCGAAGTAGTGAAAATTAAAAATTTCTCCAGGGCCATTGGTATTCGTTCTGTCATTCAGCAGCCCAATTATATAGAAGTAGCATTTATTGATAAACCAAATGTAAAACCTGAGCAGATCATGGCATTGAAAGAAGCATTTCCTGCTCGTGTTATGATTTATCCTGAAGGTATTCGACTCAAGACCGTACAAATTAGCAATGATAAATTACTGAATTGGCTAGTCAAAGTGTTTACAACTTTGCTTTGTTAA
- a CDS encoding response regulator: MISNILVVDDEPSIVELIEFNLQKTGYHVLKAENGHEALQLVRTNKPDLIILDLMIPGIDGIEVCRKLKGQQETAAIPIIMLTAKNEEVDKIVGLELGADDYMTKPFSPRELMARVKAVLRRSHKDSIQHDGELVVGKLRLNFSSYTAYLDQEKLELTPKEYELLKLFITNVGRAYTREQLLEKVWGYEYFGDTRTVDVHVRHLRAKMAAEPKVAEAIETVRGVGYRFSEI, translated from the coding sequence ATGATAAGCAACATATTGGTAGTTGATGATGAGCCTTCAATTGTAGAACTAATTGAATTTAACCTGCAAAAAACAGGTTATCACGTTCTTAAGGCAGAGAATGGTCATGAGGCATTGCAGTTGGTTAGGACCAATAAGCCTGATTTGATTATACTGGATTTAATGATACCCGGTATTGATGGTATAGAGGTATGTCGCAAATTAAAAGGGCAGCAGGAAACTGCGGCGATTCCCATTATTATGCTGACAGCCAAAAATGAAGAAGTGGATAAAATTGTGGGCTTAGAGTTAGGTGCAGATGATTATATGACTAAGCCTTTTAGTCCTCGGGAACTTATGGCTCGCGTAAAAGCGGTGCTGAGGCGAAGTCATAAAGATAGTATACAGCACGATGGCGAGTTAGTTGTTGGAAAACTGCGATTGAATTTTTCCAGTTATACGGCATATTTGGATCAAGAGAAGTTAGAACTTACTCCTAAGGAATATGAGTTATTGAAATTATTTATTACAAATGTAGGCAGAGCCTATACACGTGAGCAATTGCTGGAGAAGGTATGGGGTTATGAATATTTTGGTGATACTCGTACAGTGGATGTACATGTCCGTCATCTCAGAGCAAAAATGGCAGCTGAGCCGAAAGTGGCAGAAGCAATTGAGACAGTTCGGGGAGTCGGCTACCGCTTCAGCGAAATTTAA
- a CDS encoding putative polysaccharide biosynthesis protein, translated as MSKDTFLKGAFILTLAGVVVKIIGSVNRILLSRLLGGEGIGLYQMAYPIYLLALSISSAGIPVAISIIVAEKVALSDFRGANRVFRISLGLLTITGIVFTFLLYFGAGWLVENQFVRDPRAYYAIAALAPAIFFVTILSSYRGYFQGMQMMTPTAVSQIFEQLIRVVTMVFLAFYLLPIGLEYAAAGASFGAGPGALAGLLVLMYYYWRHSTILKAKIAMQPIIKQEASGKIISRIVKLALPVSLANVMLPIVSSIDLLIVPARLEAAGYTVGQATELFGYLTGMAIALINVPTILTGSLASSLVPAISEAFTLKDHKRIYQRTAMAMRFANLITIPSFVGMCLLATPISQMLYGTPNAGVPIAILSGGVIMLGMHQITTGVLQGLGYTAIPLINMTISAAVKIVMSWTLTAIPSFGIKGAAWATNVDFALAALLNMYFVYRYVGFSINIKDTLKTVAAAIIMGAVVLLTYDAVMAKTLHNTMATLASVCIGAIVYSIILLLLGGIEQEDIEKLPKIGSKLARLLAKIGILRK; from the coding sequence GTGAGTAAAGATACATTTTTAAAAGGGGCATTCATTTTAACCCTTGCTGGTGTTGTGGTAAAAATAATTGGTTCGGTAAACCGCATCCTTCTTTCCCGTTTATTAGGGGGCGAAGGAATTGGATTATACCAGATGGCATATCCAATTTATTTATTAGCCTTGAGTATTTCATCTGCCGGTATTCCGGTGGCTATTTCTATTATTGTTGCTGAGAAAGTGGCCTTATCTGACTTTCGCGGTGCAAATCGGGTATTTCGCATTTCATTAGGCTTATTAACGATAACGGGAATTGTTTTTACATTTCTATTATATTTTGGTGCTGGATGGCTGGTTGAAAATCAATTTGTACGTGATCCTCGTGCGTATTATGCGATTGCTGCTTTGGCTCCGGCAATCTTCTTCGTTACGATTTTATCGAGTTATCGTGGTTATTTTCAAGGAATGCAGATGATGACACCTACAGCTGTATCGCAAATTTTTGAACAGCTGATTCGAGTCGTAACCATGGTATTTTTAGCTTTTTACCTATTACCCATTGGTCTTGAATATGCAGCTGCTGGTGCCAGTTTTGGTGCAGGACCTGGTGCCTTAGCCGGCTTATTGGTATTAATGTATTATTATTGGCGGCATAGTACCATATTAAAAGCAAAAATAGCTATGCAGCCGATTATAAAACAAGAAGCAAGCGGGAAAATTATTTCGCGGATTGTAAAATTGGCCCTGCCTGTGTCACTGGCAAATGTTATGCTGCCAATCGTGTCCAGCATTGACTTGTTAATTGTACCGGCACGGTTAGAAGCTGCCGGCTATACGGTAGGTCAGGCAACGGAATTGTTTGGATACCTGACGGGCATGGCAATAGCACTTATCAATGTCCCCACTATTTTGACGGGATCATTGGCATCTAGCTTGGTACCTGCCATATCAGAAGCCTTTACGCTCAAGGATCACAAGCGAATCTATCAGCGCACAGCTATGGCCATGCGATTTGCCAATTTAATTACCATACCCAGTTTTGTCGGGATGTGTCTGCTGGCTACGCCGATATCGCAAATGCTGTATGGTACGCCCAATGCTGGAGTACCAATCGCCATATTATCAGGTGGTGTCATTATGCTGGGGATGCATCAGATTACAACGGGAGTATTGCAGGGATTAGGGTATACAGCGATTCCTCTAATTAATATGACCATCTCTGCTGCTGTAAAAATTGTTATGAGCTGGACATTAACTGCGATACCTTCTTTTGGCATAAAAGGCGCTGCTTGGGCGACAAATGTTGATTTTGCCTTGGCTGCTCTTTTGAATATGTATTTTGTATATCGCTATGTAGGATTTAGCATCAATATCAAAGATACATTAAAGACGGTTGCAGCTGCCATTATCATGGGCGCTGTGGTTTTGTTAACCTATGATGCGGTGATGGCAAAAACCTTGCATAATACAATGGCAACCTTGGCTTCTGTTTGTATAGGTGCTATAGTATACAGTATTATTCTTTTACTATTAGGAGGTATCGAGCAGGAGGATATCGAAAAACTACCTAAAATAGGTAGCAAACTAGCTCGTTTATTAGCTAAGATAGGTATATTACGAAAATAA
- the spoVT gene encoding stage V sporulation protein T: protein MKATGIVRRIDDLGRVVIPKEIRRTLRIREGDPLEIYVDREGEVILKKYSPVSELGDFAKEYADSLYEAVGHIILIADRDTIVAVAGSSKKEFMNKPLGSALEKVMEDRKAVLLNNLAEAKGSKGSIIDSGEEEEVSKFTAEVIAPIIVEGTSIGAVVICTKQQGVQMSEMEVKLAETAAGFLAKQMAT, encoded by the coding sequence GTGAAAGCCACTGGAATTGTAAGAAGAATTGATGACTTAGGCAGAGTTGTAATACCTAAAGAAATTAGGCGAACACTTAGGATTCGCGAAGGTGATCCATTGGAGATATATGTTGATCGAGAAGGGGAAGTGATCTTAAAGAAATATTCTCCAGTAAGCGAACTAGGTGATTTTGCAAAGGAATATGCCGATTCGTTATATGAAGCAGTCGGCCATATCATCTTAATAGCGGACAGAGATACGATAGTTGCTGTCGCTGGTTCTTCAAAGAAGGAGTTTATGAATAAACCGTTAGGATCAGCTCTGGAAAAAGTTATGGAAGATCGTAAAGCGGTTTTATTGAACAATCTTGCAGAAGCCAAAGGCTCTAAGGGTTCGATAATTGACTCTGGTGAAGAAGAAGAGGTATCGAAATTCACTGCTGAAGTTATTGCACCGATTATTGTAGAGGGGACTTCCATTGGTGCAGTGGTGATTTGCACGAAGCAGCAAGGAGTGCAGATGAGTGAAATGGAAGTGAAACTAGCAGAGACTGCTGCAGGATTTTTAGCAAAACAAATGGCCACATAA
- a CDS encoding HAD family hydrolase, whose protein sequence is MKKNSEVLKHKVKAVIFDLDGTLVDSEPNYSKADNVLLREYGIPALSEEMKRKYVGIGTREMMEDVKGIYGLNESIDMLVTKKNQYYLEIAKENTIVFPEMYRFLQFLKEKNYPLAIASGSSPEIIDIILAITNLTEYFDVILSADEVAKGKPAPDVFWEAAKRLGVPFENCLVMEDSVHGVEAAKSASMYCMALPYMMEEPFDNSFLMADVLFKQGINGFRAEEAIDWLRKNS, encoded by the coding sequence ATGAAGAAAAATAGTGAGGTTTTAAAGCACAAGGTGAAAGCGGTTATTTTTGATCTGGATGGAACGTTAGTGGACAGTGAGCCTAATTACTCCAAAGCAGATAATGTGTTATTGAGGGAATATGGGATACCAGCATTGAGTGAGGAAATGAAAAGGAAATATGTTGGTATTGGAACACGAGAAATGATGGAAGATGTCAAAGGGATATATGGGCTGAATGAGTCGATCGATATGTTAGTAACCAAAAAGAATCAATATTACCTTGAGATTGCCAAAGAAAATACGATTGTTTTTCCTGAGATGTATCGGTTTTTACAATTTCTAAAAGAAAAAAACTATCCTTTAGCCATTGCTTCCGGTTCATCTCCAGAAATCATTGACATAATTTTAGCCATTACGAATCTGACAGAATATTTTGATGTAATTCTATCGGCAGATGAAGTGGCAAAAGGAAAACCTGCGCCGGATGTATTTTGGGAAGCTGCCAAACGACTGGGCGTACCCTTTGAAAATTGCTTGGTAATGGAGGATTCAGTACATGGGGTGGAGGCTGCGAAAAGTGCTTCTATGTATTGTATGGCATTGCCTTACATGATGGAGGAGCCTTTTGACAACAGCTTTCTCATGGCAGATGTGTTATTTAAGCAGGGAATTAATGGATTCCGGGCAGAAGAAGCAATTGATTGGCTGCGAAAAAACAGCTAG
- a CDS encoding response regulator — protein sequence MQKPLKILISDDSLLLRKKLREELEKLGCQVFEAKDGQEVIEAYSRFRPDGVFMDIVMPKANGIDALKKIKEIDPEARVIMLSSTGTAVNLLEALKLGAIDFIQKPYNSSQIVKAVNDIIRKES from the coding sequence TTGCAGAAGCCGTTAAAGATTTTAATTAGCGATGATTCTTTGTTGTTACGAAAAAAACTAAGAGAAGAGTTAGAGAAACTAGGCTGTCAGGTATTTGAAGCTAAAGATGGACAAGAAGTAATCGAAGCATATAGCCGATTTCGTCCTGATGGAGTTTTTATGGATATTGTCATGCCAAAAGCCAATGGTATCGATGCATTGAAAAAGATTAAAGAAATAGATCCAGAGGCAAGGGTTATTATGCTTTCCTCGACAGGTACTGCTGTCAATTTACTAGAGGCTCTTAAATTAGGTGCAATTGATTTTATTCAGAAACCATACAATAGTAGTCAAATCGTGAAAGCGGTAAATGACATCATTCGAAAGGAGAGCTAA